A window of Verrucomicrobiia bacterium genomic DNA:
GTCTCGAACTGAAGGCCCGAACCCGGGCCCACCAGGGTCGCTACGCCGAGGCGGACCACGCGTTCCAGGAGGTGGAGGCCTTGCGCAAACAGACCCTTAGGGCCGGGCACGACCTCACCCTCAAGGGTCAACTGCTCCGGACCGAACTCGTCCTGGTTCCCCAGCGGCGGTTCGAGGAGGCCGCCACGGTTCTGCTGGACCTGGCAGACGTCGCCGTCGGGGGCCAATCCACCGTGCGCGCGGAATGGATGGGAACGCTGGAGGCGGTGCTGTCGGGATGGCAGGAGCACGGGGGCGGACCGGAGTTCGAGACATTCCGGGATCGGGCCCTCTCTTATCTGGCCGCGCCAACGGCCGGGGGTCGGTAATCTCCCGCGGCACCGGCTCCTCCCTGGCCCGCCTCTCTCTGAAGGATCGGCTTCTCTGGCCCAATCGGGCCCGAAAGGGCGCGTTACAGGGGGAAAGCTCCGAGTCGGCTCCCAACGCGCTTCCCGGTCATGAACACCCATCGAATCCTCACGCGCCTCCTGCGGCGCGCCATCTCCCTCGCCCTCGCCCTGGTCAGCGGGGCACTGGCAACCTCCGCCCTCGGACAGGGCACCGCCCTTCAGAGCATCGTCTGGTCAGGGGTTCCTTCCCGGACCATTGCCACGGGCATACCGCACCCGCTCGCGGTCTCCGCCAGCAGCGGGCTGCCGGTGACCCTTTCGGTCGAGTCCGGTCCCGCCACGCTGGGAGAGGGGACCCTCACGGTCACCGGGCCCGGAAGCGTTCGAGTCACGGCGGAGCAGGCCGGGGACACGACCTATGCAGGGGTGCGCGAGACGCGGACCTTCAACGGCCCCGAGGCGGTCCTTACCGAACTGGGCGCCGTGAGTTTTACGGGCTCTCCCCGAGGCGTGAAGGAGATTGGGAACCTGGCCTACGTGGCACTGGGCACGAGGTGGAATGGCCAGGCGAATGTCGGAGGCGGAGTGGAGGTGCTGGATGTCAGCGATCCTTCGGCTCCGGTTCGGCTGGGCCGCCTGAGTGCCGCCGGCTGGACCCCGGGAGCGATCGACGTCTCGGGCCATCATGCCTTCGTGACCTATGCGCCGACGACTCAGACCGGGGCCAGCGGGGTGCGGGTGATCGATGTGAGCGACCCGGGCAACCCGGTGAATCGAGGGTCGGTGACGACCGCCGCCTTCGGCGCCGACATCACCGTGGTCGGGGCCTACGCCTACCTGGCCACCCGGACGGCGTCCGGCCTATCGGGGGGAGGACTGGAGATCCTCGACGTGACCGATCCGACCCAGCCGGTGCGGGTCGGGTTCTTCAATATAAGTTCGGGAGCCTCTGGCGTGAGAGTCCACGGAACGACGGCGTACCTGACGCGTTCGAACGGCGGACTGACGGTGGTCGATGTCAGGGATCCGGCGAGGCCGGAGCGGGTGGGCCAGTTCCCTGCCGAAGTGGGTTTCTCGAACGTGGACATCGCCGGCACCCTGGCCTTCGTGGCGGACCATGGGTATCAGGTACAGGGAAGCGCGTCCCAGTACGCCGGAGGACTGCGGATCCTGGATTTGAGCCACCCTGCCCGTCCGGCGCTCCTCGGAGCCGTCAATCTGGGAGATGGCACTGGCGGCCACGTCGGCGTGGCGGGCTCACTCGCTTTCAGTGTCCACTGGATGCACGGCCTGCGGGTGGTCGATGTCTCCCAGCCGTCGCGCCCGGTCCTGGTGGGCAGCCTCGCCCGCACCGGCGTGGAACGTGTGTTCGGGGCGACGGACCGGGCCTACCTGTTGGGCAACGATGGGAGCCTCGAGATCATCGGTGTTCGGGTGGCGGAGTCGCAGAGGCTCACCTGGGTCGGAGCCGGCGAGGCCATCCTGGAACTCGACACGCCCCATCCGATCCAGGCGACAGCGAGCAGCGGGTTGCCGGTCGAACTGCGCGTCGATTACGGCCCCGGATCCATTCTCGATGGGGTCCTCACGATCACCGGTCCCGGGACGGTGGGGGTGACGGCCGGGCAGGCGGGAGACAACACCTTCGCGCCGGTGCGGGAGACGCGGACCTTCAACGCGCGGCAATCGATCATGACCCATCGGGGCGGACACGACTCCCGGAACCTGACCCATGCCGTCCACGTCGTCGGCAACCGGGCGTACCTGGCCGATGCCACCGGAGGGATTCAGGTGCTCGATGTCACCGATCCGGACCGACCGGTGCGGCTGGGTTTCCACGTGACCGGGGGCAGGGCGACGGATGTGCAGGTGGTGGGCAATCGCGCCTATGTGGCGAACGGGACGCCCGGCCTCCAGATCCTCGATGTGGGCAACCCGGCGCAGATCGTTCGATTGGGCGCGTTCAGCACGGGCGGCACGGCGCTCAAGGTGGATGTGGTGGGCAATCTCGCCTACCTCGCCACCGAGGCAGGCCGGTTGCAGATCCTCGATGTGAGCGATCCGGCGGCGCCGACGCGTGTCGGGAGGGCGACTCACGTGGGACCCGCCCTGGATGTCCAGGTGGCGGGCGATCGTGCCTATGTGGCGGCCGGGACGTTCGGGTTGCACATCGTCGACGTGAGCGATCCCACAACCCCGGTGCGCGTGGGCGGGCTAACCGGTCTTGGGGAAGTGACCGGACTTCACGTGGTGGGTACGCTGGCCTACCTGGCGACGGGCCTCACGGGGTTGCAGATCGTTGACGTGAGCGATCCGGCGACGCCGGTGCGGCGGGGCGGGTTGGACTTGTTCAGGGACGGAGTACCCGGCCCGCAGCCATGGCAGCCATGGATTCCGGGCCGGACCTTCGCCCATGCCGTCGAGGTGGTGGATGGGATCGCCTACGTCGCAACCGAGCGGGCCGGGCTGCAAGTGGTGGATGTCGGGGATCCTGTTCACCCGGTGCGCCTCGGGTTCCACGACACGGGCGACATGGCAGTGGGGGTCCATGGGGCGGGGGACCGTGTGTATGTGGCCAATTCCGCCGCCGGGGTCCGCGTCGTGGAAGTCCGGACAGGCTATCCCCAGGTGTTGACCTGGGAAGGTGCGACGGGCCCGATCCTCGATCCTGGCGTGCCCCATCCCTTGCGGGTCACAGCGACCAGCCGGCTGCCCGTAACGCTGCGGGTGGAGGCCGGCGCGGCCACGCTCGGGGAGGGGTCTCTGACCCTCACGAGTTCCGGGACGGTGGGGATCACCGCGGTTCAAGAGGGTGACTCGAGGTATCTGCCTGCGAGGGAGACGCGCCTGTTCAATGTGGCCGAAGTCAGCGTGGCGAACCTCGGCCGGTCGGAACCCGACGGGCAGGTGGTGCATCTGCAAGTGGTCGGGCCGTTGGCCTACGCGGTGAACCAGGGAACATGGGTCAACGAGCGGATGCAGGGCGGCGGACTGCAGGTGTTCGATGTGTCCAATCCCCTTCAGCCGGTGCTTCTCGGGAATCTGGGCACCACCGGCGAACCGACCGCGGTCCATGTGGTGGGGAACATCGCCTGCCTGGCAGCCGGGAGCGTTGGAATTCACCTGATCGATGTCGGGGACCCGACGCGGATGGTGCGCCTATCTGGGCTTACCACGGTTGGTGCGGCCTCCAGGGTTCAAGTGGTCGAGAACATCGCGTATGTGGCCTACCAGGGGTCCGGATTGCAGGTCCTTGACGTCAGCGATCCGGCCCGGCCCCTGCGCCGAGGGAGCCTCAGCCTGGGAACCCACCTGGGCTTGCTGACCGACATGCATGTCTCGGGCGGGCACGCCTACATCACGGAGGTGGGGTGGGCCCCTTTCGGCCAATCACCATCGACGCCGTCGCTGTACGTGCTGGACGTCAGCAATCCTGCCCGTCCGGTCCGGGTGGGCTCGCTGATCCTGCCGGGCCAGGCCTACGCTGTCCGGGTGGCCGGCGACTTCGCCTATGTATCCACGGGACGTTCGGCTGCCATCGGACCCGATGATGGGAACAGCGCCGGATTGTGGGTGGTCGATGTCAGCGATCCAACCCGGCCCATGGTGGCGGGCCACTTCCAACCCCCGAATCTCGACAACGGCGCGTATGCCCTGGATGTCTCAGGGCGCCGCGTCTTCATGGCCGACCCCAACGGACGGGTGATGGTCGTGGACGTCAGTGTGCCGGCGCAGTCGAAGCTGGTTGGCGACTTTTGGACGGGAGGCTGGTTGCAGGGTCAGGGTCTGCAAGTTGCGGGCGATCGGGTCTATGTCGGCGCTGGCGAGATGGGGGTGTTGGTCCTCGAACAGCAGACCGGGTTTCCCCAGACCCTTCACTGGACCGGCATCGGGAGCGCGATCCCCGCATTGGATGTCCCCTATCCCCTGGATGCAGTCGCGAGCAGCGGTCTTCCGGTGAGCCTGCGGGTGATCTCCGGACCCGCGACGCTGTCGGAGGGTTGGCTGACGGCTCATGGTCCCGGAGCCATTCAGGTGGTTGCCGAGCAGGCTGGCGATGCGCGCCACCTTCCCGTGCGCGAGGTCCGCGGGTTCGGACTCCAACGAGCCACCGCCGAACATCGGAACATCATCGAGGTGGGCGGCGGCGCCCGGGCCCTCCAGATCGTCGGCAACCATGCCTACGTCGCCGCCGAGGGAACCTGGACTTACGACGATCCGTTTGCCGGGCCGGGCCGACTCGAGGGCGGCGGCCTGAGGGTCGTCGATGTCGGCAACGTCGGGCGTCCGCTCCTGGTGGGCGATCTGAAATTGCCCGGGCGTCGGATCGAGGACCTGGAGGTCGTCGGGAACCGGGCGTACGTGGTGGACTATGGCATCGACACCCAGGATGGGATTGTGGATGGCGGCCTGCACATTGTGGATGTGACCCAGCCGGCGAATCCGGTGGTGCTGGGGCGCCTGGCAATCAGCTCGGCCTCCCGGGTGAGTGTCTCGGGCAACTTTGTTTATGTCGCCGGCTGGCCGGCAACGACCGTCGTGGATGCGAGCGACCCTGCCAATCCGGTGGGGGTCGGTTCGCTGGACCGCAGCAGCGCCGCCCTCCGGGTGGTCGGCGATCGGGCGTACCTTCTCGACAGCTACCGCCGCTTCGAGGTGTTTGATGTCAGCGATCCCACCCGGCCTGTGCGTCTGGGAGGCCATGATCTGGTGGGCTGGGGCAGTCACGTGGAAATCGTGGGGACCACGGCCTACGTCACCAGCCAATCGGGTTTCGGTGAGAATGCCACGTCGCAGATCGAAGTTTTCGATGTGAGCGATCCCACCCGTCCGGTTCGGATGAGGGAATTGAACCTCATGGGTGCGCGCGGAATGCGGGTCGTCGGGTCCATCGGCTATGTGTTCGGAAGCACCGGCATCGGCGCGGGAGTGCAACTCCTGGATCTGAGTCAGCCCCATCAACCGGTGTTGCTGGGTGGGTTCCGTACCGGGGGAGCATGGGATGTGGACGTCTCCGGGGAGTTCGTGTACGTGCTCGGATCCGATCTGCTGGAGATCTTCGAGGCGCACCTTCTCGCGCCACAGCCTCTCCACCTGGGCCTGCCCGGGCGCCTTCCCTTTCCGGGGACGCCGCTGGCCTTCCACGCATCCAGCCCAAGCGGACTTCCGGTATCCCTCACCGTGGCCGGCGGACCGGCGCGCATCGACAACCAATCCCTGGTCGTTACAGGACTGGGTCCGGTCACCCTGCGCGGGGAACAGGCCGGGGATGGGGCGCACCTGCCGGCCAGCGTCGAGTGGACCGTGTTTGTGCATCCCCCGACCCCGGCGATGCGCCTGAGCGGATCCCGGATCGAGCTGGCATGGCCGGCCGGCCTGGACGGACTGCGCCTGCAGCACCGGGAAACGGTGGCGCCCGAGACCCCCTGGCGGGATCTGACGGGTCCGACCGTCCAGGTGGGTGGAGAGGTGCGGGCAACGATCGAGTCCCCCGCTCCCACCGGTTACTTCCAACTCGTGCATCCCTGACCTCCCTTTGCTCCGGTCAGTGCCGGGGCGCGGGTCCCGGCGGCGAAACCCGTGTGGCCGCCGGGACCCGCATCTTCCAGCCGATCTCCCACTTCCACTTGCTGTCACCGTCATGGATCCGCACCTGCGCGAACGAACGCTCTTCGGTCAGGCGCTGGATCTCGAAGGCGCGGAGCGCGCCGCGTTTCTCGACCGCGAGTGCGCCGGCGACGCGGCACTGCGGGAACGGCTCGAACGGTTGCTCGCCGTGCACGCGGCCACCGCCGCCTTCCTGCCTCAGCTCCCGCGCACGCTGGCCGGTTCCCCGACAGGCATGTCCGGTGAACAACCGGGTGAGGTCATCGGCCGCTACAAACTCCTCGAACGTGTCGGTGAGGGCGGTTGCGGGGTGGTCTATGTCGCCGAGCAGACCGAGCCGGTGCGCCGCCGGGTTGCACTCAAGGTGATCAAGCTGGGCATGGACACCAAGTCCGTGGTGGCCCGCTTCGAAGCCGAACGCCAGGCCCTGGCGCTGATGGACCACCCCAACATCGCCAGGGTGCTCGATGCCGGCGCCACCGCCCAGGGCCGGCCGTTCTTCGTGATGGAACTGGTCCGTGGCATTCCCATCACGGAGTACTGCGACGGGAACCGGCTCAGCACGCGGGACCGCCTCGCCCTGTTCATCAAGGTCTGCCACGCCATCCAGCACGCGCACCAGAAGGGCATCATCCACCGCGACATCAAACCCTCGAACATCCTGGTCACCGTCAACGACGGGGTGGCCGTGCCCAAGGTGATCGACTTCGGCATCGCCAAGGCCACCGAAGGAAGACTCACCGAGGCGACGATCTACACGCACCTGCACCAGTTCATCGGAACTCCGGCGTACATGTCGCCGGAACAGGCGGAGATGACGAGCCTGGACATCGACACGCGCAGCGACATCTACAGTCTGGGGGTGCTGCTGTACGAACTGCTCTCGGGCACGACCCCGTTCGAGGCCAGGACCCTGCTGTCGGCCGGCGTGGACGCGATGCGGAAGATCATCCGGGAACAGGAACCGTCACGGCCGAGCACGAAGCTGGCGACCTTGCAGGGCGAGGACCTGAGCACCGCGGCGAAGCGGCGATCGACGGAGGCGCCGAAGCTCGTGCGCCAGCTTAAGGGGGACCTGGACTGGATCACCATGAAGTGCCTGGAGAAGGACCGGACGCGGCGTTACGAGACCGCGAACGGCCTTGCGGCAGACCTCCAGCGGCACCTGGGCAACGAGCCGGTCGTGGCCCGGCCGCCGAGCACGGCCTACCGCATGCAGAAGGCGTTTCAGCGCAACAAGGGCGCCTTCGCCGTTGCCGGCCTCGTTGTCGCCGTGCTCATGACCGCCACTGTCTTCAGCGGGTGGCAGGCGCGGAAGGCGGGGCGGGCTGCCGATGTCGCCCGGTCGGCCCAGGAGGAAGCCCTGGCCCGGGCGCAGGCGGAGCGCGCCGCGAGGGAGGAAGCCGAGGCGCTGGTGCAGTTCCTGAGCGATGTGTTCCGCAGTCCGGACCCTGGCCGGGACGGCCGGACGATCACGGTGGCCGAGACGCTGGCGGGGGCCGCGCGGCGGCTCGAGACGGAGCTGGCGGGACAACCGGAGCGCCTCGCCCTTCTGCAGACCGCTTTGGCGGAGACGTACATGGGGCTGAGTTTCTTCCCGGAAGCCGAGGCGCTGATGCGCAAGGTTGTCGAACATCATCGAGCCACCGAAGACCACGATCCCACGAACAGCCTCAAGGCCATGGTGTTCTGGGCCGGTACGCTGCACTCCTCGGGAGCTGAGAGCGAGGCGATGCGATTGCGGGAGGAGCTGCTGGAACGGCATACCCGGCTCCTGGGTTCGGAGCATCCGTTGACCCTGAAGAGCATGGTCGCCCTGGCGGATTCCTATCGCCACTTCGCTGACCGCCGTGACGAAGCCATCCGGCTCCTGTCCGTGGTGCTCGAGGCATATCGCCGGCAACTGGGTCCGGATCACTTGCAGACCCGCGAAGTGCGCGTGGCCCTGGGCTGGCACGAGTTCTGGAGATCGGGAACGCGGAGCGCCGAGGTGGAGTCCCTGCTGCGGGAAATGCTCGACGAGTTCCGCAGGGAGAAGGGGGATGAGAATGTGGACACCATCCGGCTGCTGGGGGATCTGACGGTTTACACACAGTCTGGCGACGCGCTTCAACTGGCCCGGGAAACCGTGGAGCTGTCGCGCAAGGTGTATGGACCGGAGCACCAGGCGACGATCGACTGGATGATCAACCAGGCGCGCCTTCAGGCCGCAGCCGGCAACATCGAAGCAGGCATCCGCACCTGGGAGGACGCCGTCGTCCTTCGTCGGAAAACCCTCGGCGAGGATCACCCGACAGTCCTGCGAGACCAACTGATCCTCGCTGACTTCTACAGCTACGGCTCCCGGTTTGAAGAGTCCCTCCGCGTGTATGAGGAGAGCCTTCCCGGGCTCCGGAAAGTCCAGGGGGAAATCGCCAGCTTGAGCGTCATGATCCGCATGGCCGAAGTCTACGCACGCGTGGGCCGGTGGGACGACGCGATCCGCATGCGGGGCGAAGCCCGCGATGTCCTTCACCGACACCAGCCGGACAATCCCCACCTCGCGACCCTGCGGAAGGCTGTGATCGAGACCTGTCTTCGTGCCGGCCGACTTCTGGAGGCCGGGGAGGCGCTCGAAGCCGGTATCGGGAACCCTGGCTTCGACACGATCGCCGCCCAGGATCTGGCCACGCTCCAGCTTTGGTTCGGTGAAACGGAAGCCTATGAGCGATGGCGCGGACGGCTCCTCGACTGGGCCATGGGCGACACCAACTTCATCAACGGCGAAAGGATGGCCAAGCTCTCCAGCCTGCGACCCCACGCCAGCCCGGCGGCCTCCGAGAAGGCGCTCACCCTCGCCCGGCGCGCCGTGGCCCAGGGGGCCGGACACGAACTCCGCCCCTGGTTCCTGCTGAGCCTGGGCATGGTCGAACATCGCGCCGGACGGCTTGCCGACGCGGAGGATACCTTCCTCGCCGCAGAGCAGGGCGCCTCGTCCTACTCGGCGAATCCCCGGGCCCGCATCCGCGCCACCGCACGGTTGTACCGCGCCCTGGGTCTCCATCGACAGGGCCGGATCGAAGAGGCGCTGGAACGTTTTCTCGAAGGGGAAGCCGCCATGAAGACCCCGCCAGCCGGCACGAGCAATCCCTTCCGGGACGGCGAGAACCAGAATGACGTCATCGCCTGGCTGGCGTACCGGGAAGCAGCGGCGCTCCTGCAACCGCCCTATGACGAAACGCTTCGCGCGCGCCGCGCGGAAATCCGCCAACGCCTTCTGGAGGAGGATTTCGGGACCCATCCTCCGGACGCCCAGGCGGGCCTGACCCTCGCCGCGCTCCATCTCTGGACCGGGGATGCCGCCGCCTACAGCGTCACGCGGGATCGCCTGCTCCAGTGGGCGGCGGGAAATGACGCCCTGCGTTACTGGGAACGGGAGGCCGTGGCGAAGGCCGCCAGCCTGCAGCCCGGTGCCCCGGCGTCCGTGCGCGCCGCCGCCGTCGCGCTGGCACGCCAGGCCGTGGAACTGGGCGCTGCCGACGCGCATCAGCCGTGGCATCAACTCGCGCTGGGCATGGCCGAACTGCGGAACACTAACGACTCCGCGGCTGATGCCGCCCTGGTCGCGGCGGCGCGCATCACCGAACGGCCCGACCTGCCCCACGAACCCCTGGCCACCACGGCCAACCTGTACCAGGTCATCCGCTACGCTCTTCAGGGACGCACCGCCGAGGCCAACCGCCTTCTGGACACAATGACCGCCCGCCTGACCCCGCGCCCGCCGGCCGACCGAACCCTCCCCTTGGGAAGGGCCGATCGCGACCAGATCGTCCTCTGGCTGGCCCACGAGGAAGCCCGGTCGCTGCTGGATTCATCGGACGGAGAAGCGGCGCCATAAGGCGTCCCGGCACTCCGCGGGAGCGCCGCCCGGGGAGCGATTGTCTTCCGCCGCTTCAACGGCCTTGAATCTCCGATTGGAACACGTCTCGCCTGCCCATCCCGACAATTGTGAACGGATGGTTGTTGATCACGATGCGCCTGCCGATGAGTTGAGCGCGCGCGCCACCTTCTCGATGACAAGCGCTTGAGCGGCCGGCTGGAGCAAGAACAGGAGCCCCCAGGCAAGCACGCCATCGAAGGTCCGGTCGAAGAACCCGGACGCTTCGACCGTGTTTTGTTCGATCGGCACGCCCGGGAAGCGCTCGCGGAATGCCGCGACCATCGTCGGTGATGCATCGACGGCGTAGGTCGCAAGGCCGGCCTCCCGCAGGATGCGCGTGCTCGGTTCACCAGGGCCTGAGCCGAGGTCGAGGACCGTCGCTCCCGGGCGAAAGGCTTGGGCCCACGCCCGGACGGTGGCGGCGCCGACCGAATCGCCGACTCGGGCTCGGGTTCCACGTCCGGCGATGTAGATGCCCGCGATCCCTTCATATCCATTGGAACCATCCATGTTCATTGGCATCGATCCGAGTGTCGAAGAGAGCGGATGCAACGGCTCGCAGTCCACGGTTGGGGCTGATGAAGGTGTCTTCATGGTTCAGCGGTCTTCACGGTTCCCCATCATTCACTCCTCAGCGCCACCATCCGATCGACCTTTGCCGCACGACGGGCGGGCAGCCAGCACGCGAGCAGGGCCACGCGAATCAAGTGGCAGGCCACCGCACCGAGTGTCAGCGGGTCGGTGGGCGCAACTCCGTAGAGCAGGTTTCGAATCACGCGAGTCAGCCCGAGTGGGGCGAGCAGGCCGGTCCCGATTCCCAGCAGCAAACCCCGATGCCGAGCGCGAGCGCGAGCACGGCCACGGCGGTGAAGCCGGGCTTCTTCACCAACTGGCGGAAGGCGTACTTTAAATCGTTCATGGTTCGCGGTTTGTTGTTTGTCGTCAGTGGTCCTGATCAGACGTGCATGGGGATCTTGTAGGCGCTGGGGCGGCGCGGTATTGTCCCACCGTGAGTACGGTTCAGGAAATCGAAGCGGCCATCCGCTCGCTCTCGCCCGAAGAGCGGCGCCAGTTGGCGGAGGATTTGCCAGGGCTGGTGCCCGAGTTGAACGGAGATGCGAAGTGGGAACGAATCATTCACGATCCCCGTCCGCGTCCGGCCCTGTCGGCCCTCGGTGACGAGATGGAAGCCGAGTTGCGACGAAACCCGGAGGCTTTCCCAGAGATCACAGAGGCGGACTTCGAGCGAATCTCGTGAGTTCGCGCGGCACCGCCCAGTTCTGGGTTCTCTATCGCCATCTGCCGCTAGCGATTCGGCTTGCCGCCCGGAGGGCCTATCAACGGTTCCGCGAGAATCCTGCCCACCCAAGTCTCCGTCTCGAGCGCCTTCGCAATGATCCACGCTTTTGGTCGGTTCGCGTAACCCTCGACTATCGGGCGGTGGCTTTCCGCGGTGAGGACGCATGGATCTGGACGTGGATCGGCGACCACCAGGAGTTCGACAGGCGTTTTCCAAGGTAGGTGCGGCCACGGCGGTGAAGCCGGGGTTCTTGAGCAACTGGCGGAGGGCGATGCGAAGGTCGTTCATGGCTGTGGGACGAAAATATCCGGTGTTCAGTGTTCGGTGTTCAGGCCTACCGTTGGGGCCGTGGACGAGGCACCGGTGATCCCCGCCGAATGGCTGGCTGACGTTGAGGCCGCCGCGCGCCGGCCCTTGCGGCAGCGCCTCCGTTACGCGTTCGTCCGCACGACGAAGCCGGTGCTGGATGAAGCACGGTATCGCTGGTTCGAGAGCCTGGAGGACCACCGCCGCTGGTGCGCCGAGAACCTACCCAACTGGCTCGGTTATGGGCGCGTTTGACCTGGACCTCATCTTCGCGCCCGACGGCATCGAACGGTTTGCCGATGCCTGGCAACGGCGGGTAATGGTCGAGGGGTTCCCCGTCTGCCATCCCGACGACATCATCGCCAGCAAGGAGGCCGCGAACCGCGCCAAGGACCACGATCCAGAAGTCCGTCTCGGGTTGGATCGGCAGACCGGACCAGAAGTCGTACTGGGAACGCACCTGCCCCGGGGGTGGGATTGTGCAGAAGGACCCGAGGTTGTCCCGGCAGGTAGAAGGCAAGGGTGCTGGCCAGGTGCCGATGACCCACAACAAGCACTCCGGTGGGTGCGGGATCCTCCTCGGTCGGCGGCACGCTGGCGACGTCGGACGCCAGTTGGCTCCAACCCCGCAGGGGGGCGGTGGGGTCCAGGCGGCCCAGCGACATCCAGCCCGCTTTCACCGTGACCTCCCTCACGCAAGCCGCGGAACGTGTGGATTGGGACAACCTGACCGAGAGGTTGCCCCGTTCAGGCTCCGGCGATGAGCTGGACCGTTTGACCGAGGTCTTCAACGCGATAGTGCGCCGGCGTTGTGGCCGGCCGCTGAACCATGGGCGGTCCCTCGCGGGCTACGCCGATGCAAGTATCGGTGTCGAGCGACCCACTACTGCCGGGCGCGATAGAACGTCGTCTCTCCAAACGCGACGCTGTGGGGCGAGGCCGGCGAGCCCGGGACGTCCACGAAGGGTCCGGTGACGGAGCCGGCGCTCTGAAGCACCGCGCCCGCGGGCCAGGTGAGAACGACCCCGTTGGCGTCCCGGGCGATGGTGATGCGGATCTCCGGGGTGCCCGCCTGGGTGGCGGCCTGGTAGTGGGCCAGAATGCGGGCCGGGCTCAACGCACGGTTGTAGATGGCCACCTCGTCGATGCCGCCCGCGAAATGATCGGCCCAGCCGTTGCCCGAACTGCCGATCGCCCAGTCGCCCCGCGGCACCCGCAACGCCCCGGTGCCGGAGGCCGCGCTGGCCACTTCGACACCATTCCGATAGAGCCTCCAATGCGTGCCGTCGTAGCTTCCCGCCAGATGCACCCACTGGTCGCCGCCCAGATCGGATGAGGGAACGGGGAACGCGGCGACGTGACTTGCGATGACCGGAAGCTCCGCCGGAGCCAGGGAGGGATCGACGGTCGAGGTCCGGGAACCCACCGTGTAGGTGCCGTCCTCGATGGCGAGAAAGACCTCCGTGGTGTTGACCAGGGCGTCCTCGAAAGGATCCTCCGTGTAGTCCAGAAACCGGCTGAGGAAGGCGCTCGGGGTCTGCGGACCATGGGAGAGAATGCGGGCCCGCTCGCCCTGCGTGGCCTCGGGCCGGACCCAGGCCTGCAAGGTGATTTGACCCTCGAAGTCGAGGCCGGACGGATGGTTGAAACTGGCCCACTGGTCGGTCCCGTTGAGGGCAAGCCCCGTGTTGGACCCGGCGAATCCAGGGAAGGCCGGCGGACGCGGGCCCGGCGCGGTGTTGGCGGTCAGGACCGCACTGCCATCGGCGACCTTTCCGAGCGTGCCGCTGTTGGCCAGCGGATACTGCGCGGTGTCGTTGAAGCGCAGGTAGGTGGCCGGACCCTGACGCTGCGTCACCGGCCCCCCGGTCTCCTCGAGCTTCCCGGCAAACGGCGTGGACAGGACGAGGCTAGGGTAGTTGCGGCCCAGGTCAGCGTTGACACCCGCCTGGTAGTGGGCGCGGATCTGCTCGAGGGACGGGACGTAGTCGTTGTAGATGACCAGTTCGGCGATGTCGCCTTCGAACGGGTTGTCGCCAAGGCCGGAGGCCGCGTTGTAGGCGCCGATG
This region includes:
- a CDS encoding class I SAM-dependent methyltransferase yields the protein MKTPSSAPTVDCEPLHPLSSTLGSMPMNMDGSNGYEGIAGIYIAGRGTRARVGDSVGAATVRAWAQAFRPGATVLDLGSGPGEPSTRILREAGLATYAVDASPTMVAAFRERFPGVPIEQNTVEASGFFDRTFDGVLAWGLLFLLQPAAQALVIEKVARALNSSAGAS